One window of Papaver somniferum cultivar HN1 chromosome 9, ASM357369v1, whole genome shotgun sequence genomic DNA carries:
- the LOC113313267 gene encoding CDK5RAP3-like protein, producing MQDQTDIRNLPIDIAFSRLGEWLADRKKIPGDWRKRLTAIRAKISSAFSLLPKDVDPYFQTLDPEAIGYTEAKQIYDILLKSTPESRNIFGRLSGSAGEWEAIVRAFEKDHIYLGEAAQIMVQNVSYEIPYQKKQVQKIQQQLAELDRKEADIKRSTALSAAKFVEACQELGLQGKNVKLELVETAKSLPNTFSKFLEVINGDSVLQAMDYYSNFVRDAHTETEKTSGVVLPNLRDLVENPPSLSVEDHGSVVESSKVIGSCGIDGDLVSDADNPNDNIDWDISVDSSQIDWDIGTTEETEEAANGLGPYEIVNASEALQDSVDDNSMGLEQCLSYKPEDSHAPDSSLPDISWDISVENPQLDMHEEAVVVNVDMETQSGLASGSVKSTDINQERSQLLDTEYRNKILDDLFEIKAFLNQRMLELRSEETSSLQHQVQAVAPFVLQQYTADAVQTMLSDTSSAIGILTGRKTRDLIMILNSKRFLDRLVTTIEEKKHHEVKLKESLKDLVGRRMEFQNTLSSSWPKQEASLAKTRELKKLCESSLSSMFEGRPVHIIGEINTMLTSSVTP from the exons ATGCAGGATCAGACAGATATCCGTAACCTTCCAATTGACATAGCTTTTTCTCGTCTCGGAG AATGGCTGGCCGATCGGAAGAAAATTCCCGGAGATTGGAGGAAACGTTTGACGGCAATCAGAGCTAAGATTTCTTCTGCTTTCTCGTTGTTGCCCAAGGATGTTGATCCTTATTTCCAAACCCTAGATCCTGAAG CAATTGGGTACACAGAAGCAAAACAAATATATGACATTCTTCTGAAATCAACGCCAGAAAGCCGGAATATTTTTGGGCGGCTATCAGGTTCTGCT GGTGAATGGGAGGCCATTGTCCGAGCTTTTGAGAAAGACCATATTTACCTTGGGGAGGCTGCACAAATAATGGTTCAAAACGTCAGCTATGAAAT TCCGTATCAGAAAAAACAGGTCCAGAAAATCCAGCAACAACTAGCAGAGTTAGATCGCAAAGAAGCTGATATTAAACGATCCACAGCTTTATCTGCAGCAAAATTCGTAGAAGCTTGTCAGGAGCTCGGATTGCAG GGGAAAAACGTGAAACTGGAACTTGTTGAAACTGCAAAATCACTTCCAAACACATTCAGCAAGTTCTTGGAAGTTATAAATGGCGACTCTGTGTTGCAAGCCATGGATTATTATTCAAACTTTGTAAGAGATGCCCACACAGAGACTGAG AAAACTTCAGGGGTCGTGCTGCCAAATTTGAGGGATCTTGTTGAGAATCCTCCATCTCTCAGTGTTGAGGACCATGGTTCTGTAGTAGAATCATCCAAAGTTATTGGATCTTGTGGCATAGATGGGGACTTGGTGTCTGATGCTGATAATCCAAATGATAATATTGATTGGGATATCTCTGTTGACAGCTCTCAGATTGATTGGGACATAGGAACTacagaagaaactgaagaagCGGCAAATGGATTGGGACCTTATGAAATAGTAAATGCCAGTGAGGCATTGCAAGATTCTGTTGACGATAACTCCATGGGACTTGAACAATGTCTATCATATAAACCAGAGGATAGCCATGCTCCAGATTCTTCTTTGCCAGATATATCTTGGGATATTAGTGTTGAAAATCCTCAACTTGATATGCATGAAGAAGCAGTTGTAGTGAACGTCGACATGGAAACTCAGTCAGGTCTTGCAAGTGGATCTGTCAAGTCCACGGACATTAACCAAGAGAGAAGCCAGCTTCTGGATACGGAGTATAGGAATAAGATTCTTGATGATCTGTTTGAG ATCAAAGCATTTTTAAATCAGCGCATGCTGGAGTTACGAAGTGAAGAAACTTCATCTCTGCAACATCAAGTTCAGGCAGTTGCTCCCTTTGTATTGCAACAGTACACTGCCGATGCCGTTCAAACGATGCTGTCTGATACATCCTCCGCCATTGGTATACTTACGGGCCGGAAAACTAGAGACTTGATAATGATTCTCAACTCTAAAAg ATTCCTAGACAGATTAGTTACCACCATAGAGGAAAAGAAGCACCATGAAGTTAAGCTGAAAGAGAGTTTGAAAGATTTGGTGGGAAGACGCATGGAGTTTCAAAATACCTTATCTTCCTCATGGCCAAAACAA GAAGCGTCACTGGCTAAAACAAGGGAGCTGAAGAAGCTCTGTGAATCTTCACTCTCATCTATGTTTGAGGGAAGGCCTGTCCACATAATTGGAGAGATTAATACCATGTTGACTAGTAGTGTTACTCCTTAA